In Salinisphaera sp. T31B1, the following are encoded in one genomic region:
- the cas4 gene encoding CRISPR-associated protein Cas4 has product MEEEDIIVPISALQHYLYCDRQCALIHLERIWQENRHTAEGRVLHERADRYGHEQRRGVHTAMALPLACERLGLTGYADVVEFEQGDTVRIVRPVEYKRGRPKAHRADEVQLCAQALCLEEMMSVDIPEGALFYGQTKRRKPVAFDQALRQLTEDIAAETRALIRHGKTPRAVYVAKKCNGCSLIDHCQPQAMSSHAPVAQWLAAQLRH; this is encoded by the coding sequence TTGGAAGAAGAAGACATCATCGTTCCAATTTCTGCCCTGCAGCACTATCTGTATTGCGACCGGCAGTGCGCACTCATACATCTCGAGCGTATCTGGCAAGAAAATCGGCACACCGCTGAAGGGCGTGTACTACACGAACGCGCTGATCGGTATGGACACGAACAGCGCCGCGGCGTGCATACCGCAATGGCGCTTCCGCTGGCCTGCGAGCGACTTGGGCTGACAGGCTACGCGGATGTCGTGGAGTTTGAGCAGGGCGACACCGTGCGTATCGTGCGCCCGGTTGAATACAAGCGCGGACGTCCAAAAGCGCATCGGGCGGATGAGGTCCAGCTCTGTGCTCAGGCGCTTTGTCTTGAAGAAATGATGTCAGTAGATATCCCGGAAGGCGCTTTGTTTTACGGCCAGACGAAGCGCCGTAAACCAGTAGCCTTTGATCAAGCACTCCGACAACTCACCGAAGACATTGCTGCTGAGACACGCGCACTGATCAGACACGGCAAGACGCCGCGGGCCGTGTACGTCGCCAAAAAATGCAACGGCTGTTCATTGATCGATCACTGTCAGCCACAGGCCATGTCATCGCATGCGCCCGTGGCCCAGTGGCTTGCCGCCCAGCTCAGACACTGA
- the cas2 gene encoding CRISPR-associated endonuclease Cas2: MMVLVSYDVSVVSGDGPRRLRRVGKACLDYGQRVQYSVFEIEVEPDQWVKLKNRLCDIINADTDSLRFYFLGREWQRRVEHIGAKPVRDLNAPLIL; the protein is encoded by the coding sequence ATGATGGTACTGGTCAGTTACGACGTAAGCGTGGTCAGCGGAGATGGTCCGCGGAGACTGCGACGCGTAGGCAAAGCCTGCCTGGATTACGGCCAACGCGTGCAGTACTCAGTATTCGAAATAGAAGTTGAGCCGGATCAGTGGGTCAAACTGAAAAACCGGCTCTGCGATATCATTAACGCGGACACCGACAGTCTACGTTTCTATTTCCTCGGGCGAGAATGGCAGCGCCGCGTCGAACACATCGGCGCCAAACCGGTCCGTGACCTCAACGCGCCACTGATTCTCTGA
- the cas1c gene encoding type I-C CRISPR-associated endonuclease Cas1c produces the protein MRRLLNTLYVTSEGAWLKIDGANIVMMIESEERGRIPAHMLESLVCFGRVLVSPPLMAYCCEQAIAISYFTPNGRFQARVEGPVSGNVLLRRTQYRATDDPERCVPIIRHLLIGKIHNQRAVARRQLRDRGDRLHDADRRALESTVKRLERIGTRLLETYDAQVLRGLEGEAAQSYFGSFAALINSEEDEFVFSGRNRRPPRDRVNALLSFLYTLLTHDCRSALEQTGLDSAVGFLHRDRPGRPSLALDLAEEFRPILADRLALTLINRRQIKAKDFSVAESGAVLLSDDARKTVLTTYQERKREELTHPFLGETAPLGLVPSLQAQLLARHLRGDLDAYPPFIWQ, from the coding sequence GTGAGACGCCTACTCAATACGCTCTACGTGACGAGCGAAGGTGCTTGGCTGAAGATAGACGGCGCTAATATCGTCATGATGATCGAGAGCGAAGAGCGTGGCCGCATCCCAGCACACATGCTCGAATCGCTAGTCTGCTTCGGGCGTGTATTAGTGTCGCCGCCCTTGATGGCCTATTGCTGCGAGCAGGCCATCGCGATCAGCTATTTCACACCGAACGGCCGATTTCAGGCGCGTGTAGAAGGGCCCGTCTCTGGCAACGTGCTGCTGCGACGCACTCAATACCGCGCGACCGATGATCCCGAGCGATGCGTACCGATCATCCGGCATTTGCTGATCGGCAAGATACACAACCAACGCGCTGTCGCGCGCCGACAGCTGCGTGACCGCGGGGATCGGCTACACGACGCCGACCGCCGCGCACTCGAATCGACCGTCAAACGTCTGGAACGAATCGGCACACGTCTGCTCGAAACCTACGACGCGCAAGTGCTGCGTGGATTGGAGGGCGAAGCCGCGCAAAGTTATTTCGGTAGTTTCGCTGCGCTGATCAACAGCGAAGAAGACGAGTTTGTGTTCAGCGGGCGCAATCGCCGCCCGCCGCGCGATCGCGTCAACGCCCTACTGTCGTTTCTCTACACGTTGCTCACACACGATTGCCGATCGGCGTTGGAACAAACCGGGCTGGATTCGGCTGTGGGATTTCTCCACCGCGATCGACCGGGGCGCCCGAGTCTGGCGCTGGATCTCGCCGAGGAATTCCGGCCGATCCTGGCCGACCGGCTTGCGCTGACTCTTATCAATCGCCGTCAGATCAAGGCCAAGGACTTTTCTGTCGCCGAAAGTGGCGCGGTGTTGCTCAGTGACGATGCTCGCAAAACTGTATTGACGACGTATCAAGAGCGTAAACGCGAAGAGCTGACGCATCCTTTTCTAGGCGAAACAGCCCCACTGGGCCTGGTCCCAAGCCTTCAAGCGCAACTACTCGCACGCCACCTGCGGGGCGACCTCGACGCATACCCCCCATTTATCTGGCAATAG
- a CDS encoding dihydrodipicolinate synthase family protein codes for MRLFEGLSAFPITPTDAHARVDEHAFQRVLEPLITAGVDSIGVLGSTGSYVYLNREQRRRAIEIAVAIANGRVPVIAGIGAMRTDTVMGMAEDAVAAGAEGLLLAPVSYIPLTDDEVRAHVQAIANAAERPICLYNNPTTTRFDFHAALVGQLSAHPNIAAIKTPAPAHDPATYHASLTAQVEASFSVGYSVDALACEALIAGGQAWYSAMAGVFPERCLALARAARAGNATQARRLDAALQPLWALCSRHSSYRVAHEAARLLGHTSRPPLRPIAPLPSRASDDLADVITRLKLR; via the coding sequence ATGCGCCTGTTCGAAGGACTGTCCGCCTTTCCCATCACGCCGACCGACGCCCACGCCCGGGTCGACGAACACGCCTTCCAGCGCGTACTCGAACCGCTCATCACGGCCGGCGTGGATTCGATCGGCGTGCTCGGCAGCACCGGCTCGTATGTGTATCTCAACCGCGAGCAACGCCGACGTGCGATCGAGATCGCGGTAGCCATCGCGAACGGTCGGGTGCCCGTCATCGCCGGCATCGGTGCCATGCGAACCGACACGGTCATGGGTATGGCCGAAGACGCGGTGGCCGCCGGGGCCGAAGGGCTGCTGTTGGCGCCGGTATCGTATATCCCGCTGACCGACGACGAAGTCCGCGCGCACGTGCAAGCCATTGCCAATGCCGCCGAACGGCCGATCTGTCTGTATAACAACCCGACGACCACGCGCTTCGATTTCCACGCGGCGCTCGTTGGCCAGCTCAGCGCCCACCCGAACATCGCAGCCATCAAGACGCCGGCCCCGGCTCACGATCCAGCGACTTACCATGCGTCGCTGACTGCACAGGTCGAGGCCTCGTTCTCGGTGGGCTACAGCGTCGATGCGCTGGCCTGCGAAGCCCTCATCGCCGGCGGACAGGCGTGGTATTCGGCCATGGCCGGCGTCTTTCCCGAGCGTTGTCTTGCACTTGCGCGAGCGGCTCGTGCGGGCAACGCAACGCAGGCACGTCGTCTCGATGCGGCCTTGCAGCCGCTGTGGGCCTTATGTAGCCGCCATAGCAGCTACCGGGTGGCCCATGAAGCCGCCCGCCTGCTGGGCCATACATCGCGCCCGCCGTTGCGCCCGATCGCGCCGCTGCCGAGCCGGGCGAGCGACGACCTCGCGGACGTTATCACGCGCCTGAAACTGCGCTGA
- a CDS encoding AMP-binding protein produces MAQADYEALARNPANHSALTPLAFLKRSAYIHGNKTAVIDRDMTLTYRAFDERCRRLADALAQRGIGPGDTVAILCRNTHEMLEARYAVPMLGAVLNPINTRLDAATIGFILEHGDAKLLICDHAFGKEAGPAMARLDAPPDMVVISSHHGATGELYGEPYEDLITDGDSAFEWDKPNDEWAPLTLLYTSGTTGDPKGVVYHHRGAYLAAMSNAMAFNMTADSVYLWTLPMFHCDGWGYVWAVTAAGGTHVCLEAIDTDRIHERMETCRVTHLCGAPIVLNSLLADFAKRGLTLSVSADFALGGAAPPAAVISRAKAIGFEITHLYGLTETYGPSALCVWQPAWGELSVNELAGRMARQGVANFAIDDFTVLGLEDGTPVPFDGQTLGEICIRGNTVMAGYLKNPSKTSEAFADGWFHSGDLAVTHPDGYIEIKDRAKDIIISGGENISSLEVEDVLYSHDAVAEAAVVAWPDDKWGEVPCAFVTLNQEETVDADTLIAYCRDRMAHFKAPKHIVFGELPKTATGKIRKNVLRERAEAPSTDRQSRD; encoded by the coding sequence ATGGCACAGGCCGATTACGAAGCGCTGGCCCGCAATCCAGCCAATCATTCGGCGCTTACGCCGCTGGCCTTTCTGAAACGCTCGGCGTATATCCACGGCAACAAGACCGCGGTGATCGACCGCGACATGACGTTGACCTACCGGGCGTTCGACGAGCGTTGTCGACGCCTGGCCGACGCGCTGGCCCAGCGTGGTATCGGCCCGGGAGACACGGTGGCGATCCTGTGCCGCAATACGCATGAAATGCTCGAAGCGCGTTATGCCGTTCCGATGCTGGGCGCGGTGCTCAACCCGATCAACACGCGTCTGGACGCGGCCACGATCGGCTTCATTCTCGAGCACGGCGATGCGAAATTGCTGATCTGCGATCACGCCTTCGGCAAAGAGGCCGGTCCCGCGATGGCGCGTCTTGATGCGCCGCCCGACATGGTCGTGATCAGCAGTCACCACGGCGCGACCGGGGAACTGTACGGCGAGCCCTATGAAGACCTGATAACCGACGGCGACTCGGCGTTCGAATGGGACAAACCTAACGACGAATGGGCGCCGTTGACGCTGCTCTACACCTCCGGCACTACCGGCGATCCGAAGGGCGTGGTCTACCATCACCGCGGCGCCTATCTGGCGGCCATGAGCAACGCCATGGCGTTTAACATGACCGCCGACTCGGTCTACCTGTGGACATTGCCCATGTTCCACTGCGACGGCTGGGGCTATGTCTGGGCGGTGACCGCCGCCGGGGGGACCCATGTCTGTCTGGAGGCGATCGATACCGATCGAATTCACGAACGCATGGAGACCTGTAGGGTGACGCATCTGTGCGGCGCGCCGATCGTGCTCAACAGCCTGTTGGCCGATTTCGCCAAGCGCGGGCTGACGCTGAGCGTAAGCGCGGATTTCGCCCTGGGCGGCGCCGCGCCCCCGGCCGCGGTCATTTCGCGCGCCAAGGCGATCGGCTTCGAGATCACCCATCTCTACGGGCTCACCGAAACCTACGGGCCGTCGGCACTGTGTGTCTGGCAGCCGGCCTGGGGAGAGTTGTCCGTCAACGAGCTGGCCGGGCGCATGGCGCGACAGGGCGTAGCTAACTTCGCCATCGACGATTTCACCGTGCTCGGCCTCGAAGACGGCACACCGGTGCCGTTCGACGGCCAGACGCTGGGCGAGATCTGTATTCGCGGCAATACAGTCATGGCGGGGTATCTTAAGAATCCGTCCAAGACGTCGGAAGCATTCGCCGACGGCTGGTTCCACAGCGGCGATCTGGCGGTAACCCATCCGGACGGTTATATCGAGATCAAGGACCGCGCCAAGGACATCATCATCTCGGGCGGCGAGAACATTTCCAGCCTTGAAGTCGAGGACGTGCTCTACTCTCACGATGCCGTGGCCGAAGCCGCTGTGGTCGCCTGGCCGGACGATAAGTGGGGCGAGGTGCCCTGTGCGTTTGTCACCCTCAACCAGGAAGAAACCGTCGACGCCGACACGCTGATCGCCTATTGCCGCGATCGTATGGCGCATTTCAAGGCGCCCAAACATATCGTGTTCGGCGAACTGCCGAAGACGGCCACCGGCAAGATCCGAAAGAACGTGCTGCGCGAGCGTGCCGAAGCACCGAGCACCGATCGGCAGTCGCGCGACTAG